One window from the genome of Saimiri boliviensis isolate mSaiBol1 chromosome 2, mSaiBol1.pri, whole genome shotgun sequence encodes:
- the SENP8 gene encoding sentrin-specific protease 8, protein MDPVVLSYMDSLLRQSDVSLLDPPNWLNDHIIGFAFEYFANSQFHNCSDHVSFISPEVTQFIKCTSNPAEIAMFLEPLDLPHKRVVFLAINDNSNQAAGGTHWSLLVYLQDKNSFFHYDSHSRSNSIHAKQVAEKLEAFLGRTGNKLAFVEEKAPAQQNSYDCGMYVICNTEALCQNFFRQQTESLLQLLTPAYITKKRGEWKDLIATLAKK, encoded by the coding sequence ATGGACCCCGTAGTCTTGAGTTACATGGACAGTCTACTGCGGCAATCAGATGTCTCACTATTGGATCCGCCAAACTGGCTCAATGACCATATTATTGGATTTGCCTTTGAGTACTTTGCCAACAGTCAGTTTCATAACTGCTCTGATCATGTCAGTTTCATTAGTCCTGAAGTCACTCAGTTCATCAAGTGCACTAGCAATCCAGCAGAGATCGCCATGTTTCTTGAACCACTGGACCTCCCCCACAAGAGAGTTGTATTTTTAGCCATCAATGATAACTCCAACCAGGCAGCTGGAGGAACCCACTGGAGTTTATTGGTCTACCTCCAAGATAAAAATAGCTTTTTTCATTATGATTCCCATAGCAGGAGCAACTCAATTCATGCAAAGCAGGTGGCAGAGAAACTGGAGGCTTTCTTAGGCAGAACAGGAAACAAACTGGCCTTTGTGGAAGAGAAAGCCCCTGCCCAACAAAATAGCTATGACTGTGGGATGTATGTGATATGTAACACTGAGGCCTTGTGTCAGAACTTCTTTAGGCAACAGACAGAATCACTGCTGCAGCTACTCACCCCTGCTTACATCACGAAGAAGAGGGGAGAATGGAAAGATCTCATTGCCACACTTGCTAAAAAGTAG